Within the Cololabis saira isolate AMF1-May2022 chromosome 22, fColSai1.1, whole genome shotgun sequence genome, the region TTGGGAGGAAAACACTTGAATACTCATTGAACGGCAGATCAGTGAATGTTGGAATGTTGATTCATTAGAGGAAGTGGAACTTGTTGTGGGCTGGTTTTAAAGCACTAAgtggttttctttatttcatctttatttagatACCGTCGATGCAGTTTGTCAATCCAAACTCAAAGTTCAGCTGCAGAAGAAGTACCAGCATGTGTCTGAGGGAATCACTAAAGCAGGAGAGAAaacccttctggagcagatctacacggagctctacatcacagagggagggaccggagaggtcaataaagaacatgaagtcagacagattgaagcagcttccaggaaaccagacggagcagaaacagccgtcagacaggaagacatctttaaacccccacctggaagagataaacgaatcagaacagtgatgacgaagggagtggccggcatcgggaaaacagtcctaacacagaagttcagtctggactgggctgaaggcagaaccaaccaggacatccagttcctgcttccattcaccttcagacagctgaatgtgctgagagaggagaagttcagcttggtggaactagttcatcacttcttcactgaaaccaaaggaatctgcagctttgaagagttccaggtcgtgttcatctttgacggtctggatgagagtcgacttcctctggacttccacaactctacaatcatcagtgaccccagaaggtccacctcagtggacgtgctgctgacaaacctcatcagggggaacctgcttccttctgctcgtctctggatcacgacacgacccgcagcagccaatcagatccctcctgagtgtgtctccatggtgacggaggtcagagggttcactgacccacagaaggaggaatacttcaggaagaggttcagagatgaggagcagaccagcaggatcatctcccacatcaagacatcacggagcctccacatcatgtgccacatcccagtcttctgctggatcactgctacggtcctggagaacgtcctggagaacgtcctggagaacgtccaggaaaccagagagggagggcGGCTGCCCAAGActctgactgagatgtacatccacttcctggtggtccaggccaaactgaagaagttcaagtatgacggaggagctgggacggatccacactggagtccagagagcaggaagatggtggagtctctgggaaaactggcttttgagcagctgcagaaaggaaacctgatcttctatgaatcaGACCTGAAAGAGTGTGGTATAAATATCAGAGAGGCTtcggtgtactcaggagtgttcacccagatctttagagaggagagcggcctgtaccaggaccaggttttctgcttcatccatctgagtgtccaggagtttctggctgctcttcatgtccatcagaccttcatcaagtctggagtcaacctgctggagggACAGAGAAAAACCTCAACATGGACAACCTCTCGCACATCTGAAACACGAGAAGTTCAGGAAGAGCATGAAGATGAAGAGACTCGCTTCTATCGAagtgctgtggacaaggccttacagagtccaaacggacacctggacttgttcctgcgcttcctcctgggtctttcactggagaccaatcagaacctcctacgaggtctgatGGAACCAGaacaaagaagttcacagaacaatcagaaAACACTTAACTACATCAAGTGGAAGATCAGTggggatctgtctgcagagagaagcatcaacctgttccactgtctgaatgaactgaacgatcgGTCTCTGGTGAAGGAGATCCAAGACTCCCTGAGGTCAggacgtctctccacagatgaactgtctcctgctcagtggtcggctctggtcttcatcttactgtcatcagaagaagatctggaggtgtttgacctgaagaagttctcagcttcagaggaggctctacggaggctgctgccggtggtcaaagcctccaagaaagttctGTAAGTACCAACAGGCACATGTTGGACCTCTGGAGTGGAGGCTAGTTTCTGACTACGTCTGGTTTTACCTCcacatttcatgttttcttcacttgtttGGGTCTTTTTTCAGCACAACCTCACATGAGTGAGTTTACGCTGGTTCTTTCATTTCCAGAGACTTTAATGACTCATTGGacctaaaaacacacacaagcatgaaCTCTGACAAGGAAACACTTTCATTTCTGTTTGTCCTGGGGGGGCAGGATGAGCTGGAGATCAGCAGAACAGTTGCAGACACAACTACATTTTCTTCCACGACAGTGAAATAACCTGGTGgttgttcttttcttctgtCTGCAGACTTAGTGCCTGTCACCTCTCAGagaacatctgtccacttctgtcctcagctctcagctctcagtcctcacacctgagagagctggacctgagcaacaacgacctgcaggattctggactgaagaagctgtgtcctggactggagagtccacactgtaaactggagtctctcaggtcaggattcattcaaGTCTTCTCCAGGTCTAGTGAACATGCTGCTAaacgtgtctgcagcaggacacttgagcagaggACATGCAtagacctgtgttgtgtgtctgcagcaggacacctgagcagagaacatgcatagacctgtgttgtgtgtctgcagcaggacacctgagcagagaacatgcatagacctgtgttgtgtgtctgcaggctgtcaggctgtctgatctcagaggaaggaagtgcttctctggtctcagctctgacctccaacccctcccacctgagagagctggacctgagcaacaacgacctgcaggattctggactgaagaagctgtgtccaggactggagagtccacactgtcacctggagtctctcaggtcaggattcattcaagtcttctccaggtccagtgaacatgctgctaaacgtgtctgcagcaggacacctgagcagagaacatgcatagacctgtgttgtgtgtctgcagcaggacacctgagcagagaacatgcatagacctgtgttgtgtgtctgcagcaggacacttgagcagaggACATGCATAGACCTGTGTTGTGTgcctgcagcaggacacttgagcagaAAACATGCAtagacctgtgttgtgtgtctgcagcaggacacctgagcagagaacatgcagcatacctgtgttgtgtgtctgcagcaggacacttgagcagagaaagtgcagcagacctgtgttgtgtgtctgcagcaggacacctgagcagagaacatgcatagacctgtgttgtgtgtctgcagcaggacacctGAGCAGAGGACATGCAtcagacctgtgttgtgtgtctgcaggctgtcaggctgtctgatctcagaggaaggaagttcttatctggtctcagctctgacctccaacccctcccaccggagagagctggacctgagctacaaccatccaggaaggtcagcagggaagcttctgtctagactggaggatccccgctggagactggacactctcaggtagggcactctcaggtaggacactctcaggtaggacacactcaggtaggacactctcaggtaggacacactcaggtaggacactctcaggtaggacacactcaggtaggacactctcaggtaggatactctcaggtaggacacagcaGGGGagaaggggaaagacaagactagatatacaccgGGGATAACGAGATACAGGTGACGACAATCAggtcagatggaaacaggagggacagaactgaaactaaaactgggggaaatgtcaaacactgACATTACCCTCCCCCAAGGgtcagatcccagatgtcccactgaatcatcacaaaaaaacaacccaggGCGGGCgggggggcctggaggagggcctaGGCCAACACATGGTCAaagttcggggggtcgccctcggggccgggccgacgggcgagacagttccgggggacactgggtcctcggcgctggctgaagggggtccaggaccaccgccggagcaggaacagacCGGTGCTGGCGCCGACGTCGTCTCCCTTGAAGCTGAAGGCTCGGACTTGGGAAAGCCAGGCGTATTCCCCGGAATGGGG harbors:
- the LOC133423124 gene encoding NACHT, LRR and PYD domains-containing protein 3-like, whose translation is MCLLFQLLEDDIVMFVKDELKKIQKVLSPDYPESSESLEEDEDEEQKSIRETFMKLTVKFLRRRKQEKLADFLQNNTVDAVCQSKLKVQLQKKYQHVSEGITKAGEKTLLEQIYTELYITEGGTGEVNKEHEVRQIEAASRKPDGAETAVRQEDIFKPPPGRDKRIRTVMTKGVAGIGKTVLTQKFSLDWAEGRTNQDIQFLLPFTFRQLNVLREEKFSLVELVHHFFTETKGICSFEEFQVVFIFDGLDESRLPLDFHNSTIISDPRRSTSVDVLLTNLIRGNLLPSARLWITTRPAAANQIPPECVSMVTEVRGFTDPQKEEYFRKRFRDEEQTSRIISHIKTSRSLHIMCHIPVFCWITATVLENVLENVLENVQETREGGRLPKTLTEMYIHFLVVQAKLKKFKYDGGAGTDPHWSPESRKMVESLGKLAFEQLQKGNLIFYESDLKECGINIREASVYSGVFTQIFREESGLYQDQVFCFIHLSVQEFLAALHVHQTFIKSGVNLLEGQRKTSTWTTSRTSETREVQEEHEDEETRFYRSAVDKALQSPNGHLDLFLRFLLGLSLETNQNLLRGLMEPEQRSSQNNQKTLNYIKWKISGDLSAERSINLFHCLNELNDRSLVKEIQDSLRSGRLSTDELSPAQWSALVFILLSSEEDLEVFDLKKFSASEEALRRLLPVVKASKKVLLSACHLSENICPLLSSALSSQSSHLRELDLSNNDLQDSGLKKLCPGLESPHCKLESLRLSGCLISEEGSASLVSALTSNPSHLRELDLSNNDLQDSGLKKLCPGLESPHCHLESLRVEPAGQRFLTPGPRKYSCQLTIDTNTVHNRIKMSNKNRKMTCMNQARSYPDHPDRFDPWFQLMCSEVLTGRCYWEVQRRGPVFVSVSYRRISRKGGSDCLFGRNDHSWCLEFFSDGQYRLLHNNSCTPTFSSCQTPDSRKSIFSSRSSSVPDRLGVYVDVPAGTLSFYGVFSDRLIHIHTVNTTFSGPLYAGFGLSESGSSVSLCPV